From one Stieleria sp. JC731 genomic stretch:
- a CDS encoding carbamoyltransferase produces the protein MIAGQTIPSLRTSLRDTYPDLLSTGDDRPEAVLGLGAFGHDAAVALVDANDGRVLHAVAEERLSNRKHDWHFPIGSINECCDVARASGYRLRSVAVNFRAEEFVQKSLYHFIEECVASASSATKIKNFLYSGLPRLEYVAIEEPNDAARLLRVFLESLPIDDATALTLVKRITWYWNWAVKYRKIASTIDQYMDGLKVEYFNHHETHAASAYFNSGFDSATVMVIDGQGESDTVTVYAAEEGQLKRVSETRWPHSVGIFYLFATQHLGFTMGDEYKVMGMSAYGKPAYLDALRSMVTVNDDATLQFNNTDYLKRTDLGPHGHVVFQFTDKLHQLLPARQKGDPFEQQHFNFAASIQALTESIGVELATQAIKKTGHRKIALAGGVALNGLMNEAIRKQTDCEDIFIYPAAADDGCAVGAAQLAIAKTKSLPSVKIRSCYFGHDVQNAEIETALVERKVVATRPESIHDSIANALIDGAIVARCVGAAEFGPRALGHRSLLAHPGYANMKEILNARVKHREEFRPFAPACLIDRVADYFELEDESPFMLLIGKALPHTRQLAPSIVHEDLSARVQSVSKDENEDLFQVITAFEKLSDLPIVINTSFNVNGEAIVDTAEDALESFAYMDVDYLALGDYWIAKKDNPHLLPQLDSQTYLQRRIDRFLARPLGPLADIDVSQFGPEFTAADETIDRFLRRRRAA, from the coding sequence ATGATCGCTGGACAAACCATTCCCAGCCTACGCACCTCTCTGCGTGATACGTATCCCGATCTACTTAGCACTGGCGACGATAGACCAGAAGCGGTCTTGGGTCTGGGCGCTTTCGGTCACGATGCGGCGGTCGCGTTGGTCGACGCCAATGATGGACGTGTCCTTCATGCGGTCGCAGAAGAACGACTAAGCAATCGCAAGCATGATTGGCATTTTCCGATCGGAAGCATCAACGAATGTTGCGACGTTGCCCGCGCAAGTGGCTATCGACTTCGTTCAGTGGCGGTTAACTTCCGAGCCGAAGAATTCGTCCAAAAGTCGCTCTATCACTTCATCGAAGAATGTGTCGCGTCGGCTTCGAGCGCGACCAAAATCAAGAACTTTCTATACAGCGGTTTGCCACGTCTTGAATACGTTGCGATCGAAGAACCCAATGATGCGGCGCGACTGTTGCGAGTATTCCTGGAATCGCTTCCCATCGACGATGCGACGGCTCTAACGCTTGTAAAACGAATCACTTGGTATTGGAACTGGGCTGTCAAGTATCGAAAAATCGCGTCAACGATCGACCAATACATGGATGGTCTCAAGGTCGAATACTTCAACCATCATGAAACGCATGCCGCTTCGGCATACTTCAATTCGGGCTTCGATTCCGCCACCGTCATGGTGATCGACGGGCAAGGCGAATCCGACACCGTCACGGTCTACGCCGCCGAAGAAGGACAACTAAAACGTGTCAGCGAAACACGTTGGCCACACAGCGTGGGGATCTTCTATCTCTTCGCGACTCAGCACCTGGGTTTCACCATGGGTGATGAATACAAAGTCATGGGCATGTCAGCGTACGGGAAGCCCGCCTACCTGGATGCACTGCGTAGCATGGTGACGGTCAACGATGATGCGACACTGCAATTCAACAATACGGATTACCTGAAGCGAACAGACCTTGGTCCCCATGGCCATGTGGTGTTTCAGTTCACCGACAAGCTCCATCAATTGCTACCCGCGCGCCAAAAGGGTGATCCCTTTGAGCAGCAGCACTTCAACTTTGCTGCCTCAATTCAGGCCCTGACCGAGTCGATCGGGGTCGAATTGGCAACTCAGGCGATCAAGAAGACTGGACATCGAAAGATCGCTTTGGCCGGCGGCGTCGCGCTCAATGGCCTGATGAATGAAGCCATTCGCAAGCAGACCGATTGCGAGGATATCTTTATCTACCCCGCCGCAGCGGACGACGGATGTGCGGTCGGCGCGGCTCAATTGGCCATCGCCAAAACGAAATCTCTTCCGTCAGTCAAAATTCGCTCGTGCTATTTTGGCCACGACGTTCAAAACGCTGAAATCGAAACTGCCCTAGTCGAACGCAAGGTCGTCGCAACACGTCCAGAATCGATACATGATTCGATCGCAAACGCTTTGATTGATGGCGCCATTGTGGCTCGCTGTGTCGGCGCGGCCGAGTTCGGACCTCGTGCACTCGGTCACCGTTCGCTTCTCGCGCACCCGGGATATGCGAACATGAAAGAAATCCTGAATGCTCGCGTCAAACATCGCGAAGAATTCCGTCCGTTCGCGCCTGCCTGCTTGATCGACCGCGTCGCGGACTACTTTGAGCTTGAAGACGAATCGCCATTCATGCTGCTTATCGGAAAGGCTCTGCCGCACACCCGCCAGCTTGCCCCGTCAATTGTGCATGAAGACCTGAGCGCCCGAGTTCAGTCTGTCAGCAAGGACGAAAACGAAGATCTGTTTCAGGTGATCACTGCCTTCGAAAAGCTATCCGATTTGCCGATCGTGATTAACACCAGCTTCAATGTAAACGGCGAGGCCATTGTTGACACCGCCGAAGACGCATTGGAGTCGTTCGCGTACATGGACGTCGACTACCTAGCCTTGGGAGATTACTGGATTGCCAAGAAAGACAATCCGCACCTTCTTCCACAACTCGATAGCCAGACCTATCTCCAACGACGAATCGACCGATTCTTAGCACGTCCACTTGGACCTCTCGCTGACATCGATGTGTCTCAGTTTGGCCCCGAGTTTACGGCTGCTGACGAAACGATCGATCGATTCCTTCGTCGCCGCCGAGCTGCCTAG
- a CDS encoding BatD family protein encodes MNRRIFSMLMLVFLGTGLPVHAQDNEDISVEITKQRPPHYAGVSATVQLTVRGLELRPNPTCEISQEDANLTASVSEVGAQVMQQIEQTSQGLRRVQMTSHQIRLNVSARKPGTYQVGPFVIRQDGIEKNVPAFEMTFDAVPETDQMRVELVMPKVAYPDQRVKVKIRWAMTDQLRDLRSFQIESPVFDQFRFVQDPSPSRDSNQLLIVTSQGVIGIEAIATEETIDGKEFTVLTAERVMIPDRVGDYELDPITATAKLVTRRQRIDLGGRFSLQGAFGANPVDVRLLRAEGEPLQFSVKPFPTENRPDSFAGAVGSGFSIDVSADRTVVNEGDPIRLKIDVRGDGNLENASLPPLAADNGLKPSQFRVSDGEVAGVYQPDSATKSFEVSVRVEDESVVEIPGLAYSWFDPERETYQTARSSPIAMRVNPAEMVTADAVVSANPGSSAAQRKTRQPAEAVSTSETAASYLLTGADLSITTDTAALLASSDGFFTNRVFQMTAYSAAILCLLWTAFDSRRRKADPELRQASSTVASLMQQVRSSKNMPSKQAANQIATALRTAQRELRGIDRDATDAIIARCEAIQFRPQTSSDDTIDSVLIEDALHQLPG; translated from the coding sequence GTGAATCGCCGCATATTCAGCATGTTGATGCTTGTGTTCCTCGGAACGGGTTTGCCTGTTCATGCGCAGGATAATGAAGACATTTCGGTTGAGATTACCAAGCAGCGTCCGCCCCACTATGCCGGTGTCAGTGCAACGGTGCAGTTAACGGTTCGCGGTTTGGAACTCCGTCCAAACCCAACTTGCGAAATCAGTCAGGAGGACGCAAATCTAACCGCGTCTGTTTCAGAAGTCGGTGCTCAAGTCATGCAGCAAATCGAGCAGACTTCACAGGGGCTCCGGCGGGTGCAGATGACTTCGCACCAGATTCGATTGAATGTGAGTGCCAGGAAGCCAGGAACCTATCAAGTCGGACCATTTGTGATTCGCCAAGACGGAATCGAAAAGAACGTTCCGGCATTCGAAATGACATTTGACGCGGTCCCCGAAACCGATCAGATGCGAGTCGAGCTGGTGATGCCCAAGGTGGCCTACCCTGACCAACGAGTCAAAGTGAAAATTCGTTGGGCCATGACGGACCAACTGCGTGATCTGCGATCGTTTCAAATCGAGTCACCGGTCTTCGATCAATTTCGGTTTGTGCAGGATCCGTCTCCTTCACGTGATTCCAATCAGCTTCTGATCGTGACTTCGCAAGGCGTCATTGGGATCGAGGCAATCGCGACTGAGGAGACGATCGATGGAAAAGAATTCACTGTGTTAACCGCCGAGCGTGTGATGATTCCCGATCGCGTCGGAGACTATGAATTAGATCCAATCACGGCGACCGCAAAATTGGTTACCAGAAGGCAACGAATCGACTTGGGTGGCCGTTTTTCACTTCAGGGTGCGTTCGGTGCGAATCCCGTCGACGTTCGTCTGCTTCGAGCCGAAGGCGAACCTCTGCAGTTCAGCGTGAAGCCTTTTCCCACTGAAAACCGTCCCGATAGCTTCGCCGGAGCCGTCGGTTCAGGGTTTTCGATCGACGTGTCAGCCGATCGTACGGTGGTCAATGAAGGTGACCCGATTCGGTTAAAAATTGACGTTCGTGGCGATGGCAATCTTGAAAATGCAAGCCTTCCACCCTTGGCCGCCGACAACGGATTAAAGCCTTCTCAATTCCGGGTGTCCGACGGAGAGGTTGCCGGGGTGTATCAACCGGATTCAGCGACGAAGTCATTCGAAGTTTCGGTCCGCGTCGAAGACGAGTCAGTCGTCGAGATCCCAGGGCTGGCCTATTCCTGGTTCGATCCCGAACGTGAAACGTATCAAACAGCGCGTTCCAGCCCGATCGCGATGCGCGTCAATCCAGCCGAGATGGTAACAGCAGACGCTGTCGTCAGCGCCAACCCAGGTTCATCGGCGGCACAGCGGAAGACGCGCCAACCCGCGGAGGCCGTATCGACATCGGAAACAGCCGCGTCTTATCTATTAACCGGCGCGGACTTAAGTATCACCACCGATACGGCGGCTCTGCTGGCATCGTCTGACGGTTTTTTCACCAACCGCGTCTTTCAGATGACAGCCTACAGTGCTGCGATCTTGTGCCTGTTGTGGACAGCGTTTGACAGTCGCAGAAGGAAAGCGGATCCTGAGCTTCGGCAAGCCAGTTCGACAGTCGCCAGCTTGATGCAGCAGGTTCGGTCGTCAAAAAATATGCCAAGTAAACAAGCGGCCAATCAGATCGCGACCGCGCTACGGACGGCACAGCGAGAGCTTCGGGGCATCGATCGCGACGCGACGGATGCGATCATCGCACGCTGTGAAGCGATACAGTTTCGTCCGCAGACTTCCTCCGATGACACCATCGACTCGGTGTTGATCGAGGACGCATTACATCAACTGCCCGGCTAA
- the sbnA gene encoding 2,3-diaminopropionate biosynthesis protein SbnA, with protein MFDLNPTSKADAVCDGVLDAIGNTPLVRFDRYLENKDVDLLVKLESGNPGGSAKDRPAKNMIDVALAKRQINPETTIIESSSGNMGIGLAQACRYHSMPFICVVDPRAQQQNLRMIQALGGTIEMVDKPIAGDFLKARLARVCQLLEQIPNCFWPNQYANSANPEAHFHGTIAEIDRALDGNYDALFVATSSTGTIQGCQEYLRMRGRRVKVYAVDACGSVLFGGVSGTRQIPGLGAGRVPPLARSTNVDRVIRVNDLQCVVGCRRAAAREAVLVGGSAGGVLEAVRQVSSRLRHQRCVAVLHDSGSRYLDTVFNDDWVKEHLQCSTERLQHLIDQDQTASQGFREEIQV; from the coding sequence ATGTTCGATCTTAATCCCACATCTAAAGCGGACGCCGTCTGTGACGGTGTTCTGGACGCGATCGGCAATACGCCACTGGTTCGCTTTGATCGCTATCTGGAAAACAAAGACGTCGACCTTTTGGTCAAGCTTGAATCCGGGAACCCCGGGGGGAGTGCCAAGGATCGCCCTGCAAAAAATATGATCGATGTGGCGCTTGCGAAACGTCAGATCAACCCCGAAACCACGATCATCGAATCATCTTCCGGCAACATGGGAATTGGACTCGCCCAGGCGTGCCGCTACCACTCGATGCCGTTTATCTGTGTTGTCGATCCTCGGGCACAGCAACAAAACTTGCGGATGATTCAGGCGTTGGGTGGAACGATTGAAATGGTCGATAAACCCATCGCGGGCGACTTCTTGAAAGCGCGCCTTGCGAGGGTCTGCCAGCTACTGGAGCAAATTCCCAACTGCTTCTGGCCAAACCAGTACGCCAATTCGGCGAACCCCGAAGCACACTTCCACGGCACGATCGCCGAAATCGATCGCGCACTCGACGGCAATTATGACGCTCTGTTTGTCGCCACCAGCAGCACGGGAACGATTCAGGGTTGTCAGGAATACCTGCGGATGCGTGGCAGACGCGTCAAGGTTTATGCCGTTGACGCTTGCGGAAGCGTGCTATTTGGAGGCGTTTCCGGAACGCGACAGATTCCTGGCCTCGGGGCCGGGCGAGTTCCGCCTCTGGCGCGATCCACAAACGTCGACCGCGTTATCCGCGTTAACGATCTTCAATGTGTTGTCGGGTGCAGACGAGCCGCCGCTCGTGAAGCCGTGCTCGTTGGCGGTTCAGCCGGTGGTGTCCTAGAAGCGGTACGTCAAGTGTCCAGTCGCCTTCGTCACCAACGCTGCGTGGCTGTGCTTCATGACAGCGGTAGCCGCTATCTGGATACCGTGTTCAACGACGATTGGGTCAAAGAACATCTGCAGTGTTCGACCGAACGGTTGCAGCACCTCATCGATCAAGATCAAACAGCGTCACAAGGCTTTCGTGAGGAGATTCAAGTATGA
- a CDS encoding MFS transporter — protein MNYISDQIAKRSRFFYGYWMLPIAMLMQIGSSPGQTFAVSAFTPALLDSLNLTQSRLGLAYMLGTLCAAIPLSIVGPASDRIGLKKIACLVVLGLAGACLFASSVASFAGLFVAFFLLRFLGQGSMSLLSNNTTAMWFRNRIGRISAILSIGSAIAFAWVPDLLSTSIETIGWRTTYRWIALLLVIVLLPMLLLFYRNRPEDLGQSVDGVKLDPDASTTKSEATEIPGLTLAQAARTASYYVIGFSNIIWAMAGTGILFYLFTLCEKRGLESQDAKTLFKILGMSMLATQLCGGVLADFLKLNRLFGIGTSLIAISLTWLAYDDSLFGARMFAMLFGAGQGMLISVTGVIMLRFYGRRHLGSIRGAVWCGTVAGSGCGPLIMGAFMDSVGSYTPAIGCFAMAMFPLSIASWFIRAPQESAPTIPTPNTGVSPAMPALAGE, from the coding sequence ATGAACTACATCTCCGACCAAATCGCGAAACGCAGCCGCTTTTTCTATGGCTACTGGATGCTGCCGATCGCAATGTTGATGCAGATCGGTTCCAGCCCGGGACAAACATTCGCCGTCAGTGCGTTCACGCCCGCTTTGCTTGACTCGTTGAATTTAACGCAAAGTCGGCTCGGTTTGGCATACATGCTCGGAACTCTTTGTGCGGCCATTCCACTTTCGATCGTGGGTCCGGCTTCGGATCGAATCGGACTTAAGAAAATCGCCTGTTTGGTAGTACTTGGACTTGCAGGTGCTTGCCTTTTCGCGTCGAGCGTGGCAAGTTTCGCCGGACTGTTTGTCGCTTTTTTTCTGTTGCGATTCCTTGGCCAGGGATCGATGTCGCTGCTGTCCAACAACACAACGGCGATGTGGTTTCGAAACCGCATCGGTCGCATCTCGGCGATCCTTAGTATCGGATCAGCGATCGCCTTTGCCTGGGTTCCAGACCTTCTTTCAACTTCGATCGAAACCATCGGTTGGCGAACGACCTATCGCTGGATTGCTTTATTGCTGGTCATCGTCTTACTGCCAATGCTGCTTTTGTTTTATCGGAACCGACCCGAAGATTTGGGTCAATCAGTCGATGGCGTCAAGTTGGATCCTGACGCTTCAACAACCAAATCGGAAGCGACCGAAATCCCCGGGCTTACATTGGCGCAAGCGGCACGAACGGCGTCTTATTATGTGATCGGTTTTTCGAACATCATCTGGGCCATGGCTGGAACGGGAATCCTGTTTTACCTATTCACGCTTTGTGAAAAACGAGGCTTGGAAAGCCAAGACGCTAAAACGCTGTTCAAGATTCTTGGGATGTCAATGCTGGCGACACAACTGTGTGGCGGTGTCCTCGCTGACTTCCTGAAACTGAACCGGCTTTTCGGAATCGGCACGTCGTTGATCGCGATCTCCTTAACGTGGCTTGCCTATGACGATTCGCTCTTCGGCGCACGAATGTTTGCGATGCTTTTCGGTGCCGGGCAAGGGATGCTGATCTCGGTGACCGGTGTCATCATGCTTCGCTTCTATGGCCGTCGTCACCTCGGCAGCATCCGGGGCGCTGTCTGGTGCGGTACGGTTGCCGGCAGCGGTTGTGGTCCACTGATCATGGGCGCGTTTATGGACAGCGTCGGCTCGTATACACCTGCGATCGGGTGCTTCGCGATGGCGATGTTTCCACTTTCGATCGCATCCTGGTTTATCCGCGCACCACAAGAGTCCGCGCCGACCATTCCGACGCCTAACACTGGCGTTTCACCGGCGATGCCCGCATTGGCGGGTGAGTAA
- a CDS encoding FAD/NAD(P)-binding protein → MSTISISSVDTADSFEYSPAIRLAIIGCGPRGSYCLESLLRKLKAADKAGDFDITIFEPSDFPGAGLVYDPRQPHYLRMNLAASLINFWTSSKQTRRSRPAHQTLLSWLSKRYPLHARDDAYVPRAIVGEYLHECFEDTVLELSKYCHIQRVRQKVVDLRHQQGAWIAITEGKDWSFDEVVITTGHEGLRCSNRVCQVLHSDPGQDDSRMIAALPFDELTRCQMSDQAEVNVTGFGLTAIDAVLTLTEGRGGEFIRDEAGDRLSYIPSGNEPALINLISRSGRPMLAKPTSKVEPIEDSFWQPYREQLQSLRSSFGEIHFQRQIWPVVCEAAASLLRRHGIESDRESVFSWMRSWNRYSMNHSVAIRTMIESFLVATAQRPRDIPYALGSAWKTLYPEIVELISHGGLCDQSWAGYRRTAAEMERIAFGPPAETVEKLVSLARAGLIRSRCDRDVEAKPNQVTAVLAKPDEPEDDGLVEKMIQQGYLQHDKVTGAIMVDRKGRVIAPRGGNNLAIFGRCTEGVVIGNDTLSRTLHQHIERWADTMVARQSKPVSF, encoded by the coding sequence ATGAGCACGATCTCAATTTCATCAGTCGATACCGCGGATTCTTTTGAATATAGCCCTGCGATTCGTTTGGCGATCATTGGATGTGGGCCACGTGGAAGCTATTGCCTTGAAAGCCTATTGCGCAAGCTGAAAGCCGCTGACAAAGCAGGTGACTTCGATATCACGATTTTCGAGCCATCTGATTTTCCAGGCGCGGGGTTGGTTTATGACCCACGACAGCCCCATTATCTGCGAATGAATCTGGCAGCCAGTTTGATCAATTTCTGGACGTCGTCAAAGCAGACTCGGCGGTCCAGGCCCGCGCATCAAACCCTGCTCAGTTGGCTGTCAAAACGATATCCACTGCATGCTCGCGATGACGCTTATGTCCCACGGGCCATCGTCGGCGAATATCTACACGAGTGTTTTGAAGACACCGTATTAGAACTTTCAAAGTACTGCCACATCCAGCGTGTTCGTCAGAAAGTTGTCGATCTTCGACATCAACAAGGGGCATGGATTGCAATAACAGAAGGCAAAGACTGGTCGTTTGATGAAGTCGTGATTACGACCGGACACGAAGGGCTTCGGTGCTCGAATCGTGTTTGCCAGGTTCTGCATTCCGATCCAGGGCAGGACGACAGTCGCATGATTGCAGCCCTTCCGTTTGATGAACTCACGCGATGTCAAATGTCTGATCAAGCCGAAGTCAACGTTACCGGGTTTGGCTTAACCGCAATCGATGCTGTCTTGACGCTTACCGAAGGTCGCGGTGGTGAATTCATACGCGACGAAGCTGGCGATCGATTGAGCTACATTCCAAGCGGCAACGAACCCGCTTTGATCAACTTGATCTCTCGATCCGGTCGACCGATGTTGGCAAAGCCGACGTCGAAGGTTGAACCGATCGAGGACTCTTTTTGGCAACCGTACCGTGAACAACTGCAATCGTTGCGTTCATCGTTCGGCGAGATACATTTTCAACGGCAGATTTGGCCAGTGGTCTGCGAAGCCGCTGCGAGTCTTCTGAGACGCCACGGTATCGAATCCGATCGAGAGTCAGTCTTCAGTTGGATGCGATCGTGGAATCGATATTCGATGAACCACAGTGTCGCGATTCGAACCATGATCGAATCATTTTTGGTCGCGACAGCACAGCGTCCTCGCGATATCCCGTACGCCTTGGGATCTGCGTGGAAGACGCTGTATCCAGAGATCGTTGAACTGATCAGCCACGGTGGACTCTGTGACCAATCCTGGGCCGGCTATCGAAGAACGGCTGCCGAAATGGAGCGAATCGCTTTCGGTCCACCTGCCGAAACCGTCGAAAAGTTGGTGTCCCTGGCACGGGCAGGCCTGATCCGATCTCGATGTGATCGCGACGTTGAAGCTAAACCCAATCAAGTGACTGCGGTACTTGCCAAGCCCGATGAACCGGAGGACGATGGTTTGGTTGAAAAGATGATTCAGCAAGGCTACCTGCAGCATGACAAAGTCACAGGTGCAATCATGGTCGACCGTAAAGGTCGTGTGATCGCGCCGCGAGGCGGCAATAACCTTGCGATCTTTGGTCGGTGTACCGAAGGGGTCGTCATCGGAAATGATACGCTGAGCCGAACCCTTCATCAGCATATCGAACGTTGGGCCGATACGATGGTCGCTCGGCAATCCAAACCGGTTTCTTTTTAA